One genomic window of Quercus lobata isolate SW786 chromosome 9, ValleyOak3.0 Primary Assembly, whole genome shotgun sequence includes the following:
- the LOC115961443 gene encoding uncharacterized protein LOC115961443 — MQIKNKGALTFLGKLKGDPNKRFRDKYCRFHRDHGHDTADCYDLKQQIEALIRQGKLQKFVSREKVDLPPQEQAPQRDNECPRPPLGDIRIIVGGMVTPGLSRKAQKTYLRMVQNIQLTSVVPKMPQVDNPIIGFSEEDARRLHHPHDDALIVSIRVGDCNRYRVLVNNGSSANILYYPALQ, encoded by the coding sequence atgcaaatcAAGAACAAGGGAGCCTTAACCTTCCTCGGAAAGTTGAAAGGAGATCCTAACAAGCGGTTTAGAGACAAATACTGTCGTTTCCACCGTGATCACGGTCATGACACAGCTGACTGCTACGATTTAAAACAGCAAATCGAAGCCCTCATTAGACAAGGGAAGTTACAGAAGTTCGTCAGCAGGGAGAAAGTCGATTTGCCTCCTCAAGAGCAGGCTCCCCAACGGGACAACGAGTGTCCCAGACCACCCTTAGGAGACATAAGGATAATTGTAGGAGGCATGGTGACCCCTGGCTTGTCCAGAAAGGCTCAAAAAACCTACCTCAGAATGGTTCAGAATATTCAGCTAACGAGCGTCGTCCCAAAGATGCCACAGGTCGACAACCCCATTATTGGTTTTTCAGAAGAAGATGCTCGACGTCTTCACCACCCGCATGATGACGCACTCATCGTTAGCATCCGGGTAGGAGACTGTAACAGATACCGGGTCTTGGTTAACAACGGAAGTTCCGCAAACATTCTCTACTACCCAGCTCTCCAATAA